The stretch of DNA CTCAGCATTTAGCAGGAAATATGTTCCCACGATTGTCACACAAATGGTCACAATGATTAGAATCAAGAAGACTAACAGCATAAAGCCATAGACATAATAAACCTGCAAAATGCAGAGATTTATTGAGtctgaaattactaaaatacggATGCACAATCTCCATGTCAGAAAAGAAATGAAGACCATGTTCTAGTATTCATCagcatatatgtatttaaaaaggAAGCAACACTTAGTTATAGTCTATACAGCATACGAAAGAGCGAAAGATTGCCTAACCAGATTTTCATTCACCATCaagcaaataaaaaacataggGAAAAGAACATTACCTTGTAATTCCAGAAGGATGTGAAGACAAAATACATTTCAATGAATATGCTGCCAAATGGCAGAAGTCCTCCCATCATAGAGACCACAGAGGGTGTAAGATACCACTTCTTTTCCGGAATTGGGCGAGGAATGGTCTTCACACGGCATGGATTATTTGGAGCACCACTCCAATTTCTTCCAACAACTGTACCAAGAAGGGCCAAGGGGAATGAAATGAAAGCCCAAATCACAAAAACAACCACCATTGTACCAAAAGGAATTGCTGCTAGAGATCCATAAAATATGGCGATTGTGTTCAAGATGAAACCAATCCCAAAGCACATAAATGGGAACAGAGATGCTGTAAGGATCATAGCCTTTATCCAATTTTTACCTGAAAAAAAAATCCAACTTTTTTGAATGAGAGATCCATGAGTAGAGGAACAAATGCAAGCAAGAAAGGATAAGTGATCAAGCACATACCCCCATTGCGTGAGTACATTCCACCACTTACATAACCAGAAATGAATGATGTAAAAGCATAACACAGAATAAAAGTTGTGACAATTGCTCCTCTCCTGAACCAAGTGATCAATACATAATTGTTAGTACTCAAAAAGATGAAAGTTGAAATGCCAACACCAAAGAACAATATGGTTCATAGCAAGAACTAAAACAAGGAGAAAGATAAATCATTTGGTCAAACTTGAATATGGCAAACAGAAAAAGGCTCATAAAAAAAAGTCATCATACAAAGGGATTTTACACGTGGgtgaatttttttctcttttttatttatcttttaaaagtaaaatGTACTAGAATAAAGTTGGTAGTTTTTCCATGTAAGGTCCCTTTTTCCTAATGGATggttatttggtttttttttttttaagtaaaagaaggcattaatacttttaatttcatatttatcaaaataaatttatttagttttttagtCAATTCTCAAACTAAGTTGGTGTTGCCAACTCTTGGATTTTAACTCACTATAGCTTCTCAACATACCCGACATACAACGTTCCCACAATTGCCAATAAGATGACAAGGAGAACAAGCATCGCTAGCTGAGCACCTGTGCCAACAACAGCAGAAAGCAGGGCCAAATAGCGAGGAGGTCGGAAAACATCACCATGAACGAGTTTCCAACCAGATTCTTCACTCACATCCCTTTCCTGAGAGCATATAGATGAAATAGCAAGCAAAACATGAATTTTCGAACAACAAAACTTTCCttaaagaagaggaaaaaagaaaaggtcCAGGTATTATCACCAAGCTTTCCAGATCATCATCTTCCCGAGCATACTTTGCATAGTCATTTCTCAGAGTTCGCATCAAGATCATTGACACCAAACCAGTGAGGAAGATAACCATCATGAATGAATTGAAAACAGAGAACCAATGAATCTGCATATTGCAACATGTATTTAGAGCTATCAGAAAATTAAACGAAAACAGAACAACCTAATGGGAGGCTTATGAAAATAAATGTTGTTGCATAATAGATAACTAAAAAAGAATCCACTGAAGTAGAAAGTTTTCACCAATAGTGATACTTACTTGGTGCTCAAAGAAAGGATAGTCCAAATAAACATCGAAGCGACGAGCAAAAGTGACATTAGTTTGAAGCCATTTGACAGAGTATGTCAAGTCCAATACTCGCCCTGCTTCCAGTGGTTTTGGACTCTCTTGAGTGAGATTGACATGAATAATCTGCGAGATTGGAGCGTGGTCACTAAAAATAGCAGATTCAAAAATAAGGAATGGAAGTCGTCTGTATGTCAGGAACCACAAACCTGGTCCTTATTGTATTTAATAACAATATTCTTATGAGTGTAGAGGACATGCTTGCCATTATCACTGTTCTTATCAGGATGCAGCTCACCAACAAAgcctaaaaagttaaaaaagaaaaagataaattatTCAGTAACAAGCAATAAGGATTAATAAACCagataaaagaaaaatgaagtagACTATGCATACCCCATAAAGGCAGATCATCTGAACTTTCAGCATCGTTAAGAGCACAAACATGGCAAAAACAGAAAAGCAAGGAAGATAGTAAGTGCTCCTACAAAGTAAGCCATATAGATAAAATGATACCTAAATCCAGCAAACATCCATTCAATGCCAAAAGAATTCAAAGCTTTCAGATCCTGAGATCTTCAGTACTCGTCCAAGCTGTCAAATATCAGTATCTTTGTAGCTCTACTTATGCACActtactatttttatataaaagaatgaAAAGCTAAACATACCCATAAAGAATTCAAACCAATAACTGTTTTCAATAGCATCCTTGAACTGTCTGACCTTCGCTTCATCAAGTTCCAATTGGCAAATAGTACTTTTGTCAACATTCTCTGttgaagaataaaaaaaggaGCAGAAGAAGGAATATAAGTCAAACATATGGAAATAATTACTAAAGGAATTACAGCAATTGAATAAATTCTAACAATGAAAAAACACATACTTTGGAACTTTATATCGATTTGGCTATCAATTAGTTCATTTCCACCAAGGACCTCACCAAGACCACCCCACTTGTGAGAAGGGTTGGTACCCGGATGACAAAATGGAAGGCTGTAATAGTTGTATGTTTCTTGTGGATTGTTGTATGGACCAACTTTATTCACCCATAGGGTAACTGGGTCATCTGATTGATACTGAAAGGAAAACCAATGCAAGAGTTGGTAAGAGTTACGCATAGCCATTGAAAAAGAGAAATGCAagacaaatattaaaaaaatctaaatatcaAACCAACATTGAAAGAACAAATATAAACTTAAGTTCTCATTGGGAATAAATCTTATTTAAATGCAAAGAAACACACAGGATAGATTGACGTAACATTGATCTTGAGAAGGATTGACAGCATTCAAAAAGATACTTTGAGAAAGCCTATTAAGCCTAGATCCCAA from Gossypium hirsutum isolate 1008001.06 chromosome D04, Gossypium_hirsutum_v2.1, whole genome shotgun sequence encodes:
- the LOC121215976 gene encoding transmembrane 9 superfamily member 1, whose translation is MSSSVFSAVRSFSLFAFLFLFLSPALASESDHKYQSDDPVTLWVNKVGPYNNPQETYNYYSLPFCHPGTNPSHKWGGLGEVLGGNELIDSQIDIKFQKNVDKSTICQLELDEAKVRQFKDAIENSYWFEFFMDDLPLWGFVGELHPDKNSDNGKHVLYTHKNIVIKYNKDQIIHVNLTQESPKPLEAGRVLDLTYSVKWLQTNVTFARRFDVYLDYPFFEHQIHWFSVFNSFMMVIFLTGLVSMILMRTLRNDYAKYAREDDDLESLERDVSEESGWKLVHGDVFRPPRYLALLSAVVGTGAQLAMLVLLVILLAIVGTLYVGRGAIVTTFILCYAFTSFISGYVSGGMYSRNGGKNWIKAMILTASLFPFMCFGIGFILNTIAIFYGSLAAIPFGTMVVVFVIWAFISFPLALLGTVVGRNWSGAPNNPCRVKTIPRPIPEKKWYLTPSVVSMMGGLLPFGSIFIEMYFVFTSFWNYKVYYVYGFMLLVFLILIIVTICVTIVGTYFLLNAENYHWQWTSFFSAASTAIYVYLYSVYYYHVKTKMSGFFQTSFYFGYTLMFCLGLGILCGAVGYLGSNLFVRRIYRNIKCD